A DNA window from Solanum lycopersicum chromosome 3, SLM_r2.1 contains the following coding sequences:
- the LOC138347723 gene encoding uncharacterized protein, whose product MEGIYKLNTDGSATQETGKTDGGGILRDHTGKIIFAFSIPFGYGTNNMAELKAASYGLEWCQQHGYKRIALEVDSELLCNWINNIINTPWRCYPTIQQILQIKSKLEYFHCKHIFREANCTADLLAKWSYTSDIPQHFYTSNQLKGAIRGSYILEKMGIQNFRRRKLKRIKYPP is encoded by the coding sequence ATGGAAGGTATTTATAAGTTAAATACTGATGGTAGTGCAACACAAGAAACAGGTAAGACAGATGGGGGTGGCATCTTGAGAGATCACACAGGTAAAATTATCTTTGCTTTTTCTATTCCATTTGGTTATGGTACTAATAATATGGCAGAGTTGAAGGCAGCTTCATATGGACTTGAATGGTGTCAACAACATGGCTACAAAAGAATAGCATTGGAGGTGGATTCAGAATTACTTTGCAATTGGATCAACAACATAATTAACACACCTTGGAGATGCTATCCAACCATCCAGCAAATTCTTCAAATCAAAAGCAAGCTGGAGTATTTTCATTGCAAACATATTTTTAGAGAAGCAAATTGCACTGCTGATCTATTAGCTAAATGGAGCTACACTAGTGATATTCCTCAACACTTCTATACTTCTAATCAACTAAAGGGAGCAATCCGGGGAAGTTACATTTTGGAAAAGATGGGCATTCaaaattttagaagaagaaaGCTAAAAAGAATCAAGTATCCACCATAG